The following is a genomic window from Variovorax paradoxus.
TTCCTCTACAGCAAGGCGGCAGAAGGAAATACTTCGACGCCGGGAACAGCCAACAAAAAATGAAAACAAGCCTTTTTTCCTCGATCGCTATGAATAACGTAGCGAGCCATGCACGCTGGATGAGCGTGGCAGCCGTTTTTGCGGTGCTTGCAGGCTGCGCTAGCGGCCCCCGGGCCAATCCGGCCGACCCGTTCGAGCCATTCAACCGAGGCGTCACCAGTTTTAACGACAAGGTCGACGAAGCTGTGCTGGTGCCGGTGGCCACGGCCTACCAGCGCGTGCTGCCCTCCATGGTGCGCACCGGCGTGAGCAATTTCTTCGGCAACCTGGGCGATGTCTGGAGCTTTGCCAACAGCGTGGCCCAGCTCAAGCTGCAGAACAGCGCCGAAACCTTCATGCGGGTCAACGTCAACACCTTCTTCGGGCTCGGCGGTCTCCTGGACATCGCCACCGAAGCCGGCATCGACCGCCACGAAGAAGACTTCGGCCAGACGCTGGGACGCTGGGGCGTGGGCGCGGGCCCGTACGTCGTGCTGCCGCTGCTCGGCCCTTCGACCCTGCGCGACACGGCGGCCCTGCCGGTCGACCGGGCCGGAAGCGTGATCGGGAACATGAACGACGTTGCATGGCGCAATTCGCTTTCCGTGCTCGAAGTGGTCGATACGCGCGCAAAGTACCTGCGTGCCGGCCGCCTGCTCGATGATGCGGCGCTCGACAAGTACACCTTCACCCGCGACGCCTTCCTGCAGCACCGCCGCAACGACGTCTACGACGGCAATCCGCCCGACGACGACCAAGGCGGAAAGTAAGAACAGGAATCGAGCCGAAAAGAGGCTGTTCACTACCGGACGAGATGTTTTCTGCTTGCATCCGGTTTCAAGGCTTCACCTGCGCTTCAGGAACCCGGTCGGCTTCGAGCCCGTCGAATACGTTCTTTCCACAAGGCGCGCCTTTCGTTTGCGCCTTGTGGATTTTCAAAACTTGAGGGAATTGCCATGAACAACAATATCTTGCAACGACGCGGCTTTGGCCGCCTGGTACTGGCCAGCGCACTTCTTTTTGGCGCCGCCGCGGCGTTCGTGCGCCCGGCGCACGCTGCAGACGAAGCGCCCGATGCGCTGGTCAAGCGGCTGTCTACCGATGTGCTCGAAACCATCAAGGCCGACACCTCCATCAAGGCAGGCGACATCAACAAGATCATGCTGCTGGTCGACAGCAAGATCATGCCCAACGTCAATTTCCAGCGCATGACGGCTTCCGCCGTGGGCCCGGCATGGCGCCAGGCCACGCCCGAACAGCAGAAGCGTCTGCAGGATGAATTCAAGACCCTGCTCGTGCGCACCTATGCCGGCGCGCTCGACCAGGTAAGCGACCAGACCGTCACGGTTCGCCCGTTCCGCGGTTCGCCCGAAGACACCGAGGTGCTGGTGCGCACCGAGGTCAAGGGCCGCGGCGACCCGGTGCAGCTGGACTACCGCCTTGAGAAAACACCCGGCCAGGGCGGCGGCTGGAAGGTGTACAACCTCAATGTGCTGGGCGTCTGGCTCGTCGATACCTACCGCACCCAGTTCTCGCAGGAAATCAATGCCCGCGGTATCGATGGCCTGATTGCAGCGCTGGCAGCGCGCAACAAGGGCAACAGCGGCAAGAATTGACGCCATGCTGGTGCTGCCGACGAAACTCACCCACGACGAGGCCCCTGCCTGCATGCGCATGCTGCAGCAGGGGTTGGCGGGGCAGACCGACACCTCGACAGTGGTCGACGCCAGCGCCTTGACGCAGTTCGATTCGTCGGCCCTGGCCGTGCTGCTGGAGTGCCGGCGCGAGTCGAGCGCGCTGGGCCGCGGTTTTGCCGTGAAGGGGCTCTCGCCGCGCTTGCGCGAGCTGGCCGCCCTGTACGGCATCGCGGGTCTCTTGCCGGCGGCACCCTAGCCGGTAGCAGGTAGCCGGTAGTCAGGGCCCTCGCACGTCAGGGCATCCGGACCCGGCGCAGCAGCTTGCCGGGCGCGCCCGTAAAATCGCCGGCTCCCATGCCCGCGATCTCATTCCAATCGGTCTCCAAGACCTACCCTCCCTCCAGACAGCAACGGGCCCAAGGCAAGCAAGGGCTGCGCGCCGTCGAGGAGGTCAGCTTCCAGATCGAGCCGGGCGAGTTCTTCGGCTTGCTCGGCCCCAACGGCGCGGGCAAGACCACGCTCATCAGCATGCTGGCCGGCCTGTCTCGTCCTACGGCCGGGGCCATCAGCGTGCATGGCTTCGACGTGCAGCGCGACTATGCCGAAGCCCGGCGCCAGCTTGGCATCGTGCCGCAGGAGCTGGTGTTCGACCCGTTTTTCAACGTACGGGAATCGCTGCGCATCCAGTCGGGCTACTTCGGTATCAAGAACAACGAAGCCTGGATCGACGAATTGCTGCAAAGCCTTGGCCTCGCCGACAAGGCCACGGCCAACATGCGCCAGCTTTCGGGCGGCATGAAACGCCGGGTGCTCGTGGCGCAAGCGCTGGTGCACAAGCCGCCGGTCATCGTGCTCGACGAGCCCACCGCCGGCGTCGACGTGGAGTTGCGCCAGACGCTCTGGCAGTTTGTTGCCAAGCTCAACAAGCAGGGCAGCACCGTGCTACTGACCACGCACTACCTCGAGGAAGCCGAGGCGCTGTGCAGCCGTATCGCCATGCTCAAGCTGGGCCGCGTGATCGCGCTCGACCGCACCAGCGAACTCCTGAAGTCGGCCGCGAGCAACGTGCTGCGGTTCAAGACCGATTCCATGCTGCCCTGGGCCATTGCCCAGCATGCGCGCATCACGGGGCGCATCGTGCAACTGCCGGCGCAGAACGCCCATGAAGTCGAACAACTGCTGGCCGCGATCCGCGAAGCCGGCGTCGCCGTGGAAGATGTGGAAATGCGCAAGGCCGATCTTGAAGACGTGTTCATCGACCTGATGGCGGGTGAGCAAACGCCGCTGGAGGTCTCGCGATGATGGCTGTGACAGGTTGGCGCGCGCTGCTTTACAAGGAAACGCTGCGCTTCTGGAAGGTCGGCTTCCAGACCGTGGGCGCGCCGGTGCTCACCGCGCTGCTCTATCTCATGGTGTTCGGGCACGTGCTCGAAGACCATGTGAAGGTCTATGGGTCGGTCGGCTACACGGCGTTTCTGGTGCCAGGCCTCGTGATGATGAGCGTGCTGCAGAACGCGTTCGCCAACAGCTCGTCGTCCATCATCCAGAGCAAGATCATGGGCAACCTGGTCTTCGTGCTGCTCACGCCGCTCTCGCACTGGGGCTGGTTCTTTGCCTATGTGGGATCGTCGGTGATCCGCGGGCTGGCCGTGGGGCTCGGCGTCTTCGCGGTGACCGTGTTCTTCGCCATGCCGAGCTTCGTCGCGCCGGTCTGGATTCTGGTGTTCGCGCTGCTGGGCTCTGCGATGCTCGGCACGCTGGGGCTCATTGCCGGGCTCTGGGCCGAGAAGTTCGACCAGATGGCCGTGTTCCAGAACTTCCTGATCATGCCCATGACCTTTCTCTCGGGCGTGTTCTATTCGATCGGCTCGCTGCCGCCTTTCTGGCAATCAGTGAGCCACCTCAACCCGTTCTTCTACATGATCGACGGCTTCCGCTACGGCTTCTTCGGCGTGAGCGACGCATCGCCCTGGCTCAGCCTGGGTATCGTCGGAGCCGCCTGGCTGGTGGTGAGCGCCATTGCCGTCCACTTGCTGCGAATCGGCTACAAAATCCGAGGCTGACCCGCCTTTCTTTCAGACCCCCATGACCGCCGAACAACTCCAGGCCCTGATCCAGTCCCATCTTCCTTGCGAGCACATCACGCTCGAAGGCGACGGCCGCCACT
Proteins encoded in this region:
- a CDS encoding MlaA family lipoprotein — translated: MNNVASHARWMSVAAVFAVLAGCASGPRANPADPFEPFNRGVTSFNDKVDEAVLVPVATAYQRVLPSMVRTGVSNFFGNLGDVWSFANSVAQLKLQNSAETFMRVNVNTFFGLGGLLDIATEAGIDRHEEDFGQTLGRWGVGAGPYVVLPLLGPSTLRDTAALPVDRAGSVIGNMNDVAWRNSLSVLEVVDTRAKYLRAGRLLDDAALDKYTFTRDAFLQHRRNDVYDGNPPDDDQGGK
- a CDS encoding MlaC/ttg2D family ABC transporter substrate-binding protein, whose translation is MNNNILQRRGFGRLVLASALLFGAAAAFVRPAHAADEAPDALVKRLSTDVLETIKADTSIKAGDINKIMLLVDSKIMPNVNFQRMTASAVGPAWRQATPEQQKRLQDEFKTLLVRTYAGALDQVSDQTVTVRPFRGSPEDTEVLVRTEVKGRGDPVQLDYRLEKTPGQGGGWKVYNLNVLGVWLVDTYRTQFSQEINARGIDGLIAALAARNKGNSGKN
- a CDS encoding STAS domain-containing protein, producing the protein MLVLPTKLTHDEAPACMRMLQQGLAGQTDTSTVVDASALTQFDSSALAVLLECRRESSALGRGFAVKGLSPRLRELAALYGIAGLLPAAP
- a CDS encoding ABC transporter ATP-binding protein, which encodes MPAISFQSVSKTYPPSRQQRAQGKQGLRAVEEVSFQIEPGEFFGLLGPNGAGKTTLISMLAGLSRPTAGAISVHGFDVQRDYAEARRQLGIVPQELVFDPFFNVRESLRIQSGYFGIKNNEAWIDELLQSLGLADKATANMRQLSGGMKRRVLVAQALVHKPPVIVLDEPTAGVDVELRQTLWQFVAKLNKQGSTVLLTTHYLEEAEALCSRIAMLKLGRVIALDRTSELLKSAASNVLRFKTDSMLPWAIAQHARITGRIVQLPAQNAHEVEQLLAAIREAGVAVEDVEMRKADLEDVFIDLMAGEQTPLEVSR
- a CDS encoding ABC transporter permease; this encodes MTGWRALLYKETLRFWKVGFQTVGAPVLTALLYLMVFGHVLEDHVKVYGSVGYTAFLVPGLVMMSVLQNAFANSSSSIIQSKIMGNLVFVLLTPLSHWGWFFAYVGSSVIRGLAVGLGVFAVTVFFAMPSFVAPVWILVFALLGSAMLGTLGLIAGLWAEKFDQMAVFQNFLIMPMTFLSGVFYSIGSLPPFWQSVSHLNPFFYMIDGFRYGFFGVSDASPWLSLGIVGAAWLVVSAIAVHLLRIGYKIRG